A single Candidatus Limnocylindrales bacterium DNA region contains:
- a CDS encoding TldD/PmbA family protein produces the protein MTQALDILRDIAAGQDGFVELRYHAKTSRSIGVDKGKVERSQIRHRKGVGVRVFEAGGWGFASTGSLDAASIRRAIDTARAGARSTARAASHSLTQLPQCELARGVFDQEGLEDVAVRTLEEKIGMAAGLEARVRGASSAIRSASCTYNEIFEEKAIVTTDGAAAAFRLVRPELRVQAVAEKDGQLSTGSEAVGATGGWDCLFRGATGEALAARAARLAQDLLSARHAEGGRSVVILAPSIVGLLVHEAIGHTVEADFVQAGSVAAGKIGQRVASELVTLRDSGVSEHYVGAGGTIPVDDEGVVAGRTTIIENGRLVSYLHNRESAAKFGVTPTGNARAWEYSDQPLIRMRNTYLEPGDKSLDEIIADTADGYLLEGPRNGQADATGEFMFGVQEAYRIRNGKLGELVRGMTLSGIAFDVLGTVDAVSRDFRWDLGAGYCGKGQPAKVDAGGPYVRCRALLGGEQ, from the coding sequence ATGACACAGGCTCTCGACATCCTTCGTGACATCGCGGCGGGGCAGGACGGCTTCGTCGAGCTCCGCTACCACGCCAAGACCTCGCGCAGCATCGGCGTCGACAAGGGAAAGGTGGAACGCTCACAGATCCGGCACCGCAAGGGCGTGGGCGTGCGAGTGTTCGAAGCGGGCGGATGGGGATTCGCCTCCACCGGCTCACTGGATGCGGCATCGATCCGGCGCGCGATCGACACCGCACGGGCCGGCGCGCGCTCGACCGCTCGAGCCGCCTCCCATTCGCTGACGCAGCTTCCACAATGCGAGCTGGCGCGCGGGGTCTTCGACCAGGAAGGCCTCGAGGATGTGGCGGTGCGCACGCTGGAAGAGAAGATCGGCATGGCCGCCGGCCTGGAAGCTCGCGTGCGCGGCGCATCCTCGGCGATCCGTTCGGCCAGCTGCACGTACAACGAGATCTTCGAGGAGAAGGCCATCGTCACCACCGACGGTGCCGCCGCCGCGTTTCGCCTGGTACGGCCCGAGCTGCGCGTGCAGGCGGTGGCCGAAAAGGATGGGCAGCTCTCGACCGGCAGCGAAGCCGTCGGCGCCACCGGCGGCTGGGACTGCCTCTTCCGCGGCGCCACCGGCGAAGCGCTTGCCGCGCGCGCCGCACGACTGGCGCAGGATCTGCTGTCCGCGCGCCATGCCGAAGGAGGACGCTCGGTCGTCATCCTGGCGCCGTCCATCGTGGGCCTTCTGGTGCACGAGGCGATCGGACACACGGTCGAAGCCGACTTCGTGCAGGCCGGCTCCGTCGCCGCCGGCAAGATCGGCCAGCGCGTGGCCAGCGAGCTGGTCACGCTGCGCGACAGCGGGGTCTCCGAGCACTACGTCGGCGCCGGCGGCACCATTCCCGTCGACGATGAAGGCGTCGTTGCCGGCCGCACCACCATCATCGAAAACGGCCGTCTCGTCTCCTACCTGCACAACCGCGAGAGCGCCGCGAAGTTCGGCGTCACGCCCACGGGCAACGCGCGCGCGTGGGAGTATTCGGACCAGCCGCTGATCCGCATGCGCAACACATACCTGGAGCCGGGCGACAAGAGCCTCGACGAGATCATCGCCGACACCGCCGACGGCTATCTGCTCGAAGGCCCGCGCAACGGCCAGGCGGACGCCACGGGTGAGTTCATGTTTGGCGTGCAGGAAGCCTACCGGATCAGGAACGGCAAGCTCGGCGAGCTGGTGCGAGGCATGACGCTGTCGGGCATCGCCTTCGACGTGCTCGGCACCGTCGATGCGGTCTCGCGCGACTTCCGCTGGGATCTCGGCGCCGGCTACTGCGGCAAGGGACAGCCGGCCAAGGTCGATGCCGGTGGGCCGTATGTCCGCTGCCGCGCTCTGCTAGGCGGCGAGCAGTAG